One Citrobacter amalonaticus genomic window carries:
- the bcsG gene encoding cellulose biosynthesis protein BcsG translates to MTQQTQNASLPSPLWQYWRGLSGWNFYFLVKFGLLWAGYLNFHPLLNLVFMAFLLMPVPRYSLHRIRHWIAIPIGFGLFWHDTWLPGPESIMSQGSQVAGFSADYLLDLATRFINWQMIGAVFVLLVAWLFLSQWIRVTVFVVAIMVWLNVLTLAGPGFSLWPAGQPTTTVTTTGGTAAETVATAGGTPVVGDIPAQTAPPTSANLNAWLNTFYNAEAKRKTPFPSALPADAQPFELLVINICSLSWSDIEAAGLMSHPLWSHFDIQFKHFNSATSYSGPAAIRLLRASCGQPSHTNLYQPAGNECYLFDNLSKLGFTQHLMMGHNGEFGGFLKEVRENGGMQAELMDQKGLPVPLLGFDGSPVYDDTAVLQRWMETTEKDKDSRSATFYNTLPLHDGNHYPGVSKTADYKARAQKFFDELDAFFTELEKSGRKVMVVVVPEHGGALKGDRMQVSGLRDIPSPSITNVPAGVKFFGMKAPHQGAPIVINQPSSYLAISDLVVRVLDGKIFSEDNVDWAKLTSNLPQTAVVSENANAVVIQYQDKPYVRLNSGDWVPYPQ, encoded by the coding sequence ATGACTCAACAAACACAAAACGCATCACTGCCTTCACCACTCTGGCAATACTGGCGCGGCCTTTCTGGCTGGAACTTCTATTTTCTGGTCAAGTTCGGCCTGCTCTGGGCGGGCTATCTGAATTTTCACCCGCTGCTGAACCTGGTCTTTATGGCCTTCCTGCTGATGCCTGTTCCGCGTTACAGCCTGCATCGCATTCGTCACTGGATAGCTATTCCGATCGGTTTTGGCCTGTTCTGGCACGACACCTGGCTGCCAGGTCCGGAAAGTATTATGAGCCAGGGGTCCCAGGTAGCGGGCTTTAGCGCCGACTATCTATTGGATCTCGCGACCCGCTTTATCAACTGGCAAATGATTGGCGCCGTGTTTGTTCTGCTGGTCGCGTGGCTGTTTTTGTCACAATGGATTCGGGTTACCGTCTTCGTGGTGGCAATTATGGTCTGGCTGAACGTCCTGACGCTGGCAGGACCAGGCTTCTCTCTGTGGCCGGCGGGTCAACCGACGACCACGGTGACCACCACGGGCGGTACGGCGGCAGAAACGGTCGCGACCGCCGGAGGAACGCCGGTCGTTGGTGATATTCCGGCACAAACCGCGCCGCCGACCTCGGCGAATCTCAACGCATGGTTGAATACGTTCTACAATGCGGAAGCGAAGCGTAAAACGCCTTTCCCGTCAGCGCTTCCTGCCGATGCGCAGCCCTTTGAATTGCTGGTCATCAACATCTGCTCACTCTCCTGGTCCGATATTGAAGCCGCTGGGCTGATGTCGCACCCGCTGTGGTCGCACTTTGATATTCAGTTTAAGCACTTCAATTCCGCCACGTCGTATAGCGGCCCGGCGGCGATTCGTCTGCTGCGCGCCAGCTGCGGACAGCCCTCGCACACTAACCTGTACCAACCGGCAGGCAATGAATGCTATCTGTTTGATAACCTGTCAAAACTGGGCTTTACGCAGCACCTGATGATGGGCCATAACGGCGAATTCGGCGGCTTCCTGAAAGAGGTCCGTGAAAATGGCGGCATGCAGGCTGAACTGATGGACCAAAAGGGCTTGCCTGTGCCGCTGTTAGGTTTTGATGGTTCCCCGGTGTATGACGACACCGCCGTGCTACAGCGCTGGATGGAAACCACGGAAAAAGATAAGGATTCCCGTAGCGCCACCTTCTACAACACCCTGCCGCTCCATGACGGTAACCACTATCCTGGCGTCAGCAAAACGGCGGATTACAAAGCGCGCGCCCAGAAATTCTTTGATGAACTGGATGCGTTCTTCACCGAGCTGGAAAAATCGGGTCGGAAGGTGATGGTGGTTGTCGTACCAGAACACGGCGGCGCGCTGAAAGGCGACAGAATGCAGGTCTCTGGTCTGCGTGATATCCCGAGCCCATCGATCACCAACGTCCCGGCTGGCGTGAAATTCTTCGGCATGAAAGCGCCGCATCAGGGTGCGCCGATCGTCATTAATCAGCCAAGCAGCTACCTGGCGATTTCTGACCTGGTGGTACGCGTGCTTGACGGTAAGATCTTCTCCGAAGACAACGTGGACTGGGCAAAACTCACCAGCAACCTGCCACAAACGGCGGTGGTGTCGGAAAACGCTAACGCGGTGGTTATCCAGTATCAGGACAAACCGTACGTCCGTCTGAATAGCGGCGACTGGGTGCCATATCCGCAATAA
- a CDS encoding type I toxin-antitoxin system toxin Ldr family protein: MTLTQISMAFWHDLAAPAIAGIIAGMVVNWLRSRK; this comes from the coding sequence ATGACGTTGACTCAGATAAGCATGGCTTTCTGGCACGATTTAGCGGCTCCAGCCATTGCCGGTATCATTGCGGGCATGGTCGTGAACTGGCTACGTAGCCGGAAGTAA
- the bcsR gene encoding cellulose biosynthesis protein BcsR — protein MSDNEPGTQTDSTLGYTFQNDFLALSQAFSLPEFDYTDISQREQLAAAIKRWPLLAEFAQQQ, from the coding sequence ATGTCTGACAACGAACCCGGCACGCAAACTGATTCAACATTAGGCTATACCTTTCAAAACGATTTCCTGGCATTAAGCCAGGCTTTTTCATTGCCAGAATTTGATTACACTGATATTTCCCAGCGTGAACAGCTCGCCGCCGCGATTAAACGCTGGCCGCTGTTGGCTGAATTTGCGCAACAACAATAA
- the bcsQ gene encoding cellulose biosynthesis protein BcsQ, whose translation MAILGLQGIRGGVGTTSIAAALAWSLQLLGENVLVVDTSPDNLLRLSFNVDFTHRDGWARAILDGRDWQEGGMRYTSQLDLLPFGQLTAQEREYPDRWLERLGGIAAGIRALKESGRYSWILLDLPPGSAPLTRQLVNESDHTLAIVKADTNCHVRLHQQSLPAGAHILINDLRVGSQLQDDLYQVWLQSQRRLLPMVIHRDEAVAECMAAKQPLGEYRSDSLAAEEVLTLANWCLLHYSGHKTPVGSAS comes from the coding sequence ATGGCCATTCTGGGACTTCAGGGCATACGTGGCGGGGTAGGCACGACGTCGATCGCGGCTGCGCTGGCCTGGTCATTGCAATTATTAGGGGAAAACGTCCTGGTTGTTGATACCAGCCCCGATAATTTGTTGCGCCTGTCATTCAACGTCGATTTTACTCATCGCGACGGCTGGGCCAGAGCGATACTTGATGGTCGTGACTGGCAGGAAGGCGGGATGCGTTATACCTCGCAGCTTGATTTGCTGCCGTTTGGTCAACTGACGGCGCAGGAGCGGGAATATCCTGACCGCTGGCTGGAACGACTGGGCGGCATCGCGGCGGGCATCCGTGCGCTGAAAGAGAGTGGACGTTACTCATGGATTTTACTGGATCTGCCCCCGGGTTCCGCGCCGTTGACCCGACAACTGGTCAATGAGAGCGATCACACGCTGGCGATTGTCAAAGCCGACACCAACTGCCATGTCCGTTTGCATCAGCAGTCGCTGCCGGCGGGCGCGCATATTTTGATTAACGACTTACGCGTTGGCAGTCAGTTGCAGGACGATCTCTACCAGGTCTGGCTACAGAGTCAGCGTCGTCTGCTGCCGATGGTGATTCACCGCGATGAAGCCGTGGCTGAGTGTATGGCCGCCAAACAGCCGTTGGGGGAATACCGCAGTGACTCACTGGCCGCAGAAGAAGTGCTGACGCTGGCAAACTGGTGTTTATTACATTACTCAGGCCATAAAACTCCTGTCGGGAGCGCATCATGA
- a CDS encoding amino acid permease — MQHDTSPLSDHRASGKPASQSLPFTRYDFGWVLLCIGMAIGAGTVLMPVQIGLKGIWVFITASLIAYPATWIVQDIYLKTLSESETCNDYTDVISHYLGKNWGVFLGVIYFLMIIHGIFIYSLSVVFDSASYIRTFGLTDADLSQSLIYKVAIFAALVAIASGGEKLLFKISGPMVVVKVGIIVVFGLAMIPHWNLSNITAFPQASVFFRDVLLTIPFCFFSAVFIQVLNPMNIAYRKREADRVQATRMAIRTHRISYITLIAVILFFSFSFTFSITHEEAVSAFEQNISALALAAQVIPGPIIHITSTVLNIFAVLTAFFGIYLGFHEAMKGIILNVLGRIVNVGNIPPRIITLGICAFIVTTLVIWVSFRVSVLVFFQLGSPLYGIVSCLIPFFLIYKVAPLEKLRGLKTWLILLYGMLLCLSPLLKLIE; from the coding sequence ATGCAGCACGACACATCACCACTTTCCGATCACCGCGCATCCGGCAAACCGGCGTCGCAGAGTTTACCGTTTACCCGCTACGATTTTGGCTGGGTGTTGCTGTGCATCGGCATGGCGATTGGCGCAGGAACGGTATTAATGCCAGTGCAGATTGGATTAAAAGGCATCTGGGTCTTTATTACCGCCTCTCTGATTGCCTATCCGGCCACCTGGATCGTGCAGGATATCTACCTGAAAACGCTCTCCGAGAGCGAAACCTGTAACGACTATACCGATGTCATCAGCCATTACCTGGGGAAAAACTGGGGCGTCTTCCTCGGCGTGATCTACTTCCTGATGATTATCCACGGCATATTTATCTACTCGCTTTCCGTGGTGTTCGACAGCGCATCGTACATTCGCACCTTCGGCCTGACTGACGCCGACCTTTCGCAGTCATTGATCTACAAGGTGGCGATTTTTGCGGCACTGGTGGCGATCGCCTCCGGCGGCGAGAAACTACTTTTTAAAATCTCCGGCCCAATGGTGGTGGTGAAAGTCGGTATCATCGTGGTGTTTGGACTGGCAATGATCCCACACTGGAACCTGAGCAATATCACCGCCTTCCCGCAAGCGTCGGTATTCTTTCGCGACGTGTTGCTCACTATCCCCTTCTGCTTCTTTTCGGCAGTCTTCATTCAGGTTCTCAACCCGATGAATATTGCCTATCGCAAGCGTGAAGCGGACAGAGTGCAAGCAACCCGCATGGCGATTCGCACTCACCGTATCAGCTACATCACGCTCATTGCGGTGATCCTGTTTTTCTCCTTCTCGTTCACCTTTTCCATTACCCACGAGGAGGCGGTCTCCGCCTTTGAGCAAAACATTTCTGCGCTGGCGTTAGCCGCACAGGTCATACCGGGGCCGATTATCCACATCACCTCGACGGTGCTGAATATCTTTGCGGTGCTGACGGCATTCTTTGGGATCTACCTGGGGTTCCATGAGGCGATGAAGGGCATCATTTTGAATGTGCTGGGGCGCATCGTTAACGTCGGGAATATTCCTCCGCGCATCATTACGCTGGGTATTTGCGCGTTTATCGTCACCACGCTGGTGATTTGGGTTTCGTTCCGCGTCTCCGTGCTGGTGTTCTTCCAGCTCGGCAGCCCGCTGTACGGTATTGTCTCCTGCCTGATCCCTTTCTTCCTGATTTACAAAGTGGCCCCACTGGAAAAACTGCGCGGTCTGAAAACCTGGCTGATCTTGCTGTACGGGATGCTGCTGTGTCTGTCGCCGCTGTTGAAACTGATTGAGTAA
- the dppF gene encoding dipeptide ABC transporter ATP-binding subunit DppF, whose product MSTHEATSQQPLLQAIDLKKHYPVKKGIFSPERLVKALDGVSFTLERGKTLAVVGESGCGKSTLGRLLTMIETPTGGELYYQGQDLLKHDPHAQKLRRQKIQIVFQNPYGSLNPRKKVGQILEEPLLINTSLSKEQRREKALAMMAKVGLKTEHYDRYPHMFSGGQRQRIAIARGLMLDPDVVIADEPVSALDVSVRAQVLNLMMDLQQELGLSYVFISHDLSVVEHIADEVMVMYLGRCVEKGTKDQIFNNPRHPYTQALLSATPRLNPDERRERIKLTGELPSPLNPPPGCAFNARCRRRFGPCTQLQPQLKDYSGQLVACFAVDQDENPQKTAI is encoded by the coding sequence ATGAGTACGCATGAGGCCACCTCGCAACAACCGCTGTTGCAGGCGATCGACCTGAAAAAACATTACCCGGTGAAGAAGGGGATTTTCTCCCCGGAACGTCTGGTGAAAGCGCTCGATGGGGTCTCTTTTACCCTTGAACGCGGCAAAACGCTGGCGGTGGTGGGCGAATCCGGTTGTGGGAAATCCACGCTCGGCCGTCTGCTGACGATGATTGAAACGCCGACCGGCGGTGAACTGTATTACCAGGGGCAGGATCTGCTTAAGCACGATCCGCATGCGCAGAAACTGCGTCGGCAGAAAATCCAGATTGTGTTCCAGAACCCGTATGGTTCACTGAATCCGCGCAAGAAAGTGGGACAGATTCTGGAAGAGCCGCTGCTGATCAACACTTCGCTGAGCAAAGAGCAGCGCCGTGAAAAAGCGCTGGCGATGATGGCGAAAGTGGGGCTGAAAACCGAGCATTACGATCGTTACCCGCACATGTTCTCCGGCGGCCAGCGTCAGCGTATTGCCATTGCTCGTGGGCTGATGCTCGATCCGGATGTGGTGATTGCCGATGAACCCGTCTCTGCGCTCGATGTTTCCGTCCGTGCGCAGGTGCTGAACCTGATGATGGATTTGCAGCAGGAGCTGGGGCTGTCCTACGTGTTCATCTCCCACGATCTGTCAGTCGTCGAACACATTGCGGATGAAGTGATGGTGATGTACTTAGGCCGTTGTGTGGAGAAGGGGACGAAGGACCAGATCTTCAACAACCCGCGCCATCCGTACACTCAGGCACTGCTCTCTGCCACACCGCGTCTGAATCCGGACGAGCGCCGCGAGCGCATCAAACTGACCGGCGAGCTGCCCAGCCCGTTGAATCCGCCGCCGGGCTGTGCCTTCAACGCCCGCTGCCGTCGTCGCTTTGGGCCCTGCACTCAGTTGCAGCCGCAGCTGAAAGACTACAGTGGTCAACTGGTCGCCTGTTTTGCGGTTGATCAGGATGAGAACCCGCAGAAGACAGCGATCTGA
- the bcsF gene encoding cellulose biosynthesis protein BcsF, which translates to MMTISDILQIIVVCALIFFPLGYLARHSLRRISNTTRLLFAKPRYVKPAGTLRRTVISRATKK; encoded by the coding sequence ATGATGACTATCAGCGATATCCTGCAAATCATCGTTGTTTGTGCGCTGATTTTCTTCCCGCTGGGATATCTGGCGCGCCATTCACTACGCCGGATCAGCAATACGACCCGGCTGTTATTTGCAAAACCTCGTTATGTTAAACCGGCCGGAACATTGCGCCGCACGGTGATTTCCAGGGCAACGAAAAAATGA
- the bcsA gene encoding UDP-forming cellulose synthase catalytic subunit: MSVLSRWLLIPPVSARLSERYQGYRRHGASSFSAALGCLWVILAWVFIPLEHPRWQRIRAERKALYPHINAARPRPLDPARYAIQTLWLMATSPRQETTQPRWQTFSRLQGVRGRYHQWMDALPGRVTQNTTHLDKQKELGHLSPGARRFIIGIIVTFSLILALICVTQPFNPLAQFIFLMLLWGVALIVRRMPGRFSALMLIVLSLTVSCRYIWWRYTSTLNWDDPVSLVCGLILLFAETYAWIVLVLGYFQVVWPLNRQPVPLPKDMSQWPTVDIFVPTYNEELHVVKNTIYASLGIDWPKDKLNIWILDDGGREEFRQFAQTVGVKYIARTTHEHAKAGNINNALKYAKGEFVSIFDCDHVPTRSFLQMTMGWFLKDKKLAMMQTPHHFFSPDPFERNLGRFRKTPNEGTLFYGLVQDGNDMWDATFFCGSCAVIRRKPLDEIGGIAVETVTEDAHTSLRLHRRGYTSAYMRIPQAAGLATESLSAHIGQRIRWARGMVQIFRLDNPLTGKGLKFAQRLCYVNAMFHFLSGVPRLIFLTAPLAFLLLHAYIIYAPALMIALFVLPHMVHASLTNSKIQGKYRHSFWSEIYETVLAWYIAPPTLVALINPHKGKFNVTAKGGLVEEEYVDWVISRPYIYLVLLNLFGVAVGVWRYFYGPENEMLTVIVSLVWVFYNLIILGGAVAVSVESKQVRRSHRVEISMPAAIAREDGHLFSCTVHDFSDGGLGIKINGQAQVLEGQKVNLLLKRGQQEYVFPTQVARVWGEQVGLQLMPLTTKQHIDFVQCTFARADTWALWQDSYPEDKPLESLLDILKLGFRGYRHLAEFSPSSVKIVFRSLTSLVSWVVSFIPRRPEQDEVAVQQPDQVMAQQ; this comes from the coding sequence ATGAGTGTCCTGTCCCGGTGGCTGCTTATTCCGCCGGTCAGCGCCCGCTTAAGCGAGCGTTATCAGGGTTATCGTCGTCATGGCGCGTCGTCTTTCAGCGCGGCGCTGGGCTGCCTGTGGGTGATCCTCGCGTGGGTCTTCATCCCACTGGAGCATCCGCGCTGGCAGCGGATCCGTGCCGAACGTAAAGCGCTCTATCCGCATATTAACGCCGCGCGTCCGCGTCCGTTAGATCCTGCCCGTTACGCCATTCAGACCCTCTGGTTGATGGCGACGTCGCCGCGTCAGGAGACGACGCAGCCCCGCTGGCAAACCTTCTCCCGTCTGCAAGGCGTCAGAGGGCGTTACCATCAGTGGATGGATGCGCTACCGGGACGCGTGACGCAAAACACCACGCACCTGGATAAACAAAAGGAGCTCGGTCACCTGAGCCCAGGCGCGCGTCGCTTTATTATCGGGATTATTGTCACCTTCTCGTTGATTCTGGCGCTGATATGCGTGACCCAGCCGTTTAACCCGTTGGCGCAATTTATCTTCCTGATGCTGCTGTGGGGCGTTGCGCTGATCGTGCGCCGCATGCCGGGTCGCTTCTCTGCGCTGATGCTGATTGTGCTGTCGCTGACGGTATCGTGCCGCTATATCTGGTGGCGCTATACCTCCACGCTGAACTGGGACGATCCGGTGAGTCTGGTCTGCGGGCTGATTCTGCTGTTTGCCGAAACCTATGCGTGGATTGTGCTGGTGCTGGGTTACTTCCAGGTCGTCTGGCCGCTGAACCGCCAGCCGGTGCCGCTGCCAAAAGATATGTCGCAGTGGCCGACGGTGGATATCTTTGTGCCAACCTACAACGAAGAGTTACACGTGGTGAAAAACACCATTTACGCGTCGTTGGGTATCGACTGGCCGAAAGATAAGCTCAATATCTGGATCCTCGACGATGGCGGACGTGAAGAGTTCCGCCAGTTCGCCCAGACCGTGGGGGTGAAATATATTGCCCGTACCACCCATGAACACGCTAAAGCCGGGAACATTAACAACGCGCTGAAATATGCCAAAGGCGAATTTGTTTCGATCTTTGACTGCGACCACGTGCCGACGCGTTCGTTCCTGCAAATGACGATGGGCTGGTTCCTGAAAGACAAGAAGCTGGCGATGATGCAGACGCCGCACCACTTCTTCTCACCGGACCCGTTTGAACGTAACCTCGGACGTTTTCGCAAGACGCCAAACGAAGGCACGCTGTTTTACGGTCTGGTACAGGACGGTAATGACATGTGGGATGCCACCTTCTTCTGCGGTTCCTGTGCGGTGATTCGCCGTAAACCGCTGGATGAAATTGGTGGTATTGCCGTTGAAACGGTGACGGAGGATGCGCATACGTCGCTGCGTCTGCACCGTCGCGGTTATACCTCCGCGTACATGCGCATTCCGCAGGCGGCAGGGCTGGCGACCGAAAGTTTGTCTGCCCACATCGGTCAGCGTATTCGCTGGGCGCGCGGGATGGTACAGATTTTCCGACTCGATAACCCGCTGACCGGCAAGGGGCTGAAGTTCGCTCAGCGATTATGTTATGTCAACGCGATGTTCCACTTCCTGTCAGGTGTTCCACGACTGATCTTCCTGACCGCTCCGTTGGCGTTCCTGCTGTTGCATGCCTATATCATTTATGCACCCGCGCTGATGATTGCGCTGTTCGTCCTGCCTCACATGGTCCACGCCAGCCTGACCAACTCGAAGATTCAGGGCAAGTACCGCCACTCCTTCTGGAGTGAGATCTACGAAACGGTGCTGGCCTGGTACATCGCGCCGCCGACGCTGGTGGCGCTGATCAACCCGCACAAAGGGAAATTTAACGTCACCGCAAAGGGCGGGCTGGTCGAAGAAGAGTATGTCGACTGGGTGATTTCCCGTCCGTACATCTACCTGGTGTTGCTTAACCTGTTCGGTGTGGCCGTGGGCGTCTGGCGTTACTTCTACGGGCCGGAAAATGAAATGCTGACGGTTATCGTCAGCCTGGTGTGGGTGTTCTACAACCTGATTATTCTCGGCGGCGCGGTAGCGGTGTCGGTTGAAAGTAAACAGGTTCGCCGCTCACACCGTGTTGAAATTTCTATGCCGGCGGCGATTGCCCGTGAGGACGGACACCTGTTCTCGTGCACCGTCCATGATTTCTCCGACGGCGGTCTGGGGATCAAGATCAACGGTCAGGCCCAGGTGCTGGAAGGGCAGAAGGTGAATTTACTGCTCAAACGCGGCCAGCAGGAATATGTCTTCCCGACGCAGGTGGCGCGCGTTTGGGGTGAACAGGTGGGGCTGCAACTGATGCCGCTGACCACCAAACAGCATATCGATTTTGTGCAATGTACGTTTGCCCGTGCTGATACATGGGCGCTCTGGCAGGACAGCTATCCGGAAGATAAACCGCTGGAAAGCCTGTTGGATATTCTGAAGCTGGGTTTCCGTGGCTATCGCCATCTTGCGGAATTCTCCCCGTCTTCCGTCAAAATAGTTTTCCGGTCTTTGACTTCTCTGGTTTCCTGGGTTGTGTCGTTCATTCCACGCCGTCCGGAGCAGGACGAGGTGGCGGTGCAACAGCCGGATCAGGTTATGGCTCAACAATGA
- the bcsE gene encoding cellulose biosynthesis c-di-GMP-binding protein BcsE: protein MDPVFSIGISSLWDELRHMPAGGVWWVNTDRVEDAISLANQTIAFQTGTAKVAGISMGRDPGEIFKLDESHGPEKIQLFSMPNSEKGLQFMTRDLLCSVDPTHYLFILICANNGWQNIPVERLRLWLDKMNKWTRLHHCSVVVLNPGNNNDKQFSLLMGEYRSLYGLASMRYQGDQHLFDIAFWCNEKGVSARQQLTVRHHEGQWELAQKEEAEIQPRSDEKQILSNVAVLEGAPPLSEHWKLFDNNESLFNEARTAQAATLIFSLQQNSQIEPLARSIHTLRRQRGSALKILVRENIASLRATDERLLLGCGANMVIPWNAPLSRCLTLIESVQGQQFSRYVPEDITTLLSMTQPMKLRGFQKWDVFCEAVNNMMSNTLLPADGKGVMVALRPVPGIRVEQALTMCRPHRTGDIVTIGGNRLVLFLSFCRVNDLDTALNHIFPLPTGDLFSNRMVWFEDNLISAELVQMRLLAPEQWGQPLPLTQNVKPVINAEHDGKTWRRIPQPLRLLDDETERSS from the coding sequence GTGGACCCTGTATTTTCAATTGGCATCTCATCATTGTGGGATGAACTACGCCATATGCCAGCCGGCGGAGTCTGGTGGGTTAACACTGATCGCGTTGAAGACGCTATCAGCCTGGCGAATCAAACGATTGCCTTTCAGACCGGGACTGCAAAAGTCGCGGGCATTTCTATGGGCCGCGATCCTGGAGAAATATTCAAATTAGATGAATCTCACGGTCCGGAAAAAATTCAGTTATTTTCCATGCCAAATTCGGAAAAGGGTCTACAATTTATGACCCGCGATTTGCTGTGTTCCGTGGATCCGACGCATTACTTATTCATTCTTATTTGCGCAAATAACGGCTGGCAAAATATACCAGTTGAACGTTTGCGTCTGTGGCTGGATAAAATGAATAAATGGACGCGTCTCCATCACTGTTCTGTAGTGGTGCTTAACCCCGGGAATAATAACGATAAACAATTCTCTCTTTTAATGGGGGAATATCGCTCGCTTTATGGCCTCGCCAGTATGCGCTATCAGGGCGATCAGCATTTGTTTGATATTGCCTTCTGGTGTAATGAAAAAGGGGTCAGCGCTCGCCAACAGCTCACCGTCCGCCATCATGAAGGACAGTGGGAACTGGCGCAGAAAGAAGAAGCGGAAATCCAGCCGCGTAGCGATGAAAAGCAGATCCTGAGTAATGTCGCCGTGCTGGAAGGGGCTCCGCCACTCTCCGAGCACTGGAAATTATTCGATAATAATGAAAGTTTATTCAATGAGGCGCGTACCGCTCAGGCGGCTACGTTGATCTTTTCGCTTCAGCAAAACAGCCAGATTGAACCCCTGGCACGGAGCATCCATACTCTGCGTCGCCAGCGCGGAAGCGCGCTGAAAATCCTCGTGCGAGAAAACATCGCCAGCCTGCGCGCCACCGACGAGCGCCTGCTGTTAGGCTGCGGCGCCAATATGGTGATTCCGTGGAACGCCCCGCTCTCCCGTTGTCTGACGCTCATTGAAAGCGTTCAGGGCCAGCAATTTAGCCGCTACGTGCCGGAAGATATCACAACGCTGCTGTCGATGACCCAGCCGATGAAACTGCGCGGTTTCCAGAAGTGGGACGTGTTCTGCGAAGCGGTGAACAATATGATGAGCAACACCCTGCTGCCTGCCGACGGGAAAGGGGTGATGGTCGCGCTGCGGCCCGTTCCGGGTATCCGCGTTGAGCAAGCCTTAACGATGTGTCGCCCACACCGTACCGGCGATATTGTCACCATTGGCGGCAACCGCCTGGTTCTGTTCTTGTCGTTTTGCCGCGTCAACGATCTTGATACTGCACTGAATCATATCTTTCCGCTCCCGACCGGCGATCTCTTTTCTAACCGCATGGTCTGGTTTGAAGATAATCTCATCAGCGCTGAACTGGTGCAGATGCGCTTACTGGCGCCGGAGCAGTGGGGACAACCGCTGCCGCTGACCCAGAACGTGAAACCCGTCATCAATGCCGAGCATGACGGCAAGACGTGGCGGCGTATTCCGCAACCACTACGCTTACTGGACGATGAAACGGAGCGCTCATCATGA